The Sulfurospirillum halorespirans DSM 13726 genome has a window encoding:
- a CDS encoding class II 3-deoxy-7-phosphoheptulonate synthase yields the protein MSSWTRASWREKPIKQQPTYTNQELLKSVEQELSKYPPLVFAGEVRQLKASLADVVAGKAFLLQGGDCAESFSEFNAVNIRDMFKVMLQMAVVLTFAGGCPIVKVGRLAGQFAKPRSSDYEEMDGVSLPSYRGDIINDIEFTEESRVPNPKRMLKAYNQSAATMNLLRAFSRGGLADLHQVHKWTLGFVSASPLGERYQHLCDRISETLAFMEACGITSANTPNINETVVYTSHEALLLNYEEALTRQDSLTGDWYDCSAHMLWIGDRTRDVDDAHVEFLTGVKNPIGIKAGPSMTAEGLMKLIYKLNPENEPGRLNIIVRMGADKIEKEFPKLVQAVKAAGAHVLWSIDPMHGNTIKASNNYKTRSFDEVLREVKGFFKVHEEEGTFPGGVHLEMTGQDVTECIGGAQEITEEKLACRYHTQCDPRLNANQALELAFLIADSLKAARQRFLAQ from the coding sequence ATGAGTTCTTGGACGCGCGCATCATGGAGAGAGAAACCAATTAAGCAACAACCAACCTATACCAACCAAGAGTTGTTAAAAAGTGTTGAGCAAGAACTGAGCAAATATCCGCCCCTTGTTTTTGCAGGAGAAGTGAGACAACTCAAAGCCTCATTAGCCGATGTGGTTGCAGGAAAAGCTTTTTTGCTTCAAGGTGGAGATTGTGCTGAGAGTTTTAGCGAATTTAATGCGGTCAATATTCGCGATATGTTCAAAGTCATGCTTCAAATGGCGGTTGTTTTAACCTTTGCTGGTGGCTGTCCTATCGTTAAAGTAGGGCGACTAGCCGGTCAATTTGCTAAACCTAGATCATCTGATTATGAAGAGATGGACGGTGTTTCACTTCCAAGCTATCGTGGAGACATTATTAACGATATCGAATTTACAGAAGAGTCACGTGTTCCAAACCCAAAAAGAATGTTAAAAGCTTACAATCAATCCGCAGCAACGATGAACCTTTTACGTGCTTTTTCACGCGGTGGTTTGGCAGATCTTCATCAAGTCCACAAATGGACATTAGGCTTTGTCTCTGCAAGCCCTTTGGGAGAGCGTTATCAACACCTTTGTGACCGCATTTCTGAGACATTGGCGTTTATGGAAGCGTGTGGCATCACCTCTGCCAATACCCCAAATATCAACGAAACCGTCGTTTATACCTCGCATGAAGCGTTGCTTTTGAACTACGAAGAGGCGTTGACACGCCAAGACAGTTTAACAGGTGATTGGTACGACTGTTCCGCACACATGCTCTGGATTGGGGATCGTACCCGTGATGTGGATGATGCACATGTGGAATTTCTCACAGGCGTTAAAAATCCTATCGGCATCAAAGCGGGTCCTAGTATGACCGCGGAGGGTTTAATGAAGCTTATCTACAAACTCAACCCTGAAAATGAGCCAGGACGTCTCAATATCATCGTGAGAATGGGCGCAGACAAGATCGAAAAAGAGTTCCCAAAATTGGTTCAAGCCGTTAAAGCTGCAGGCGCACATGTCCTTTGGAGCATTGACCCGATGCACGGCAACACCATTAAAGCCTCTAACAACTACAAAACACGCTCGTTTGATGAAGTGCTTCGCGAAGTCAAAGGCTTCTTTAAAGTCCATGAAGAAGAGGGCACCTTCCCTGGTGGCGTTCACTTAGAGATGACCGGTCAAGATGTGACTGAGTGTATCGGTGGCGCACAAGAGATCACGGAAGAGAAACTCGCATGTCGCTACCACACCCAGTGCGATCCACGCCTCAACGCCAACCAAGCCCTAGAGCTTGCATTCCTCATCGCAGACTCCCTCAAAGCCGCGCGTCAACGATTTTTAGCGCAATAA
- a CDS encoding NAD(P)-binding domain-containing protein — protein sequence MQQIYDLVIIGGGPGGIGAAVEAKVLGLKHIMMIEKGDNHSQTIRKFYKDNKRVDKNYKGQEIELQGSIDFRDGTKESTLNYFDSLLDRGEIDSAFNAEVESIVKEDGEFRIVTTKAGYRAKHVIVAIGTMGKPNKPDYTLPLSLKERINFNLDKCSQNEKLLIVGGGNSAVEYAIELSKTNNVTLNYRRDTFSRLNEINLELIQEYNGQEKLRLRLGMDIVSIENENGLVKVNFSDGYYTIYDRVIYAIGGTTPVDFLRKCGITLDNDGKPEFDENFETKTKGLYLAGDIAVKSGGSIAIALNHAYHIVSHILKSN from the coding sequence ATGCAGCAAATTTACGATTTAGTCATTATCGGTGGAGGTCCTGGAGGCATTGGTGCAGCGGTTGAAGCAAAAGTCCTTGGACTTAAGCATATCATGATGATTGAAAAGGGTGACAACCATTCGCAAACCATTCGCAAATTTTACAAAGATAATAAACGCGTTGATAAAAATTACAAAGGTCAAGAGATTGAACTTCAAGGTTCGATCGATTTTCGCGATGGCACCAAAGAGAGCACGCTGAACTACTTTGATTCACTTTTGGATAGAGGTGAAATTGACTCTGCGTTTAACGCTGAAGTGGAGAGCATCGTCAAAGAAGATGGTGAGTTTCGCATCGTCACAACCAAAGCAGGGTATCGCGCAAAGCATGTCATTGTCGCCATTGGAACGATGGGAAAACCTAACAAACCTGATTACACACTGCCGCTTTCACTCAAAGAGCGCATCAATTTTAACCTCGACAAATGTTCTCAAAATGAAAAATTACTCATCGTGGGTGGCGGAAATTCCGCTGTTGAATACGCCATAGAGCTTTCTAAAACCAACAATGTCACCCTCAATTACCGTCGTGACACGTTTAGTCGTCTTAATGAGATCAATCTTGAGCTGATTCAAGAGTACAACGGACAAGAGAAACTTCGTCTGCGCCTTGGAATGGATATCGTCTCAATTGAGAATGAAAACGGTCTGGTCAAAGTCAATTTTAGCGATGGGTATTATACGATTTACGATCGTGTCATTTATGCCATTGGCGGCACAACGCCGGTTGATTTTCTGAGAAAATGTGGCATTACCCTTGATAATGATGGTAAGCCAGAATTTGATGAAAATTTTGAAACCAAAACCAAAGGGCTTTACTTAGCAGGCGACATTGCAGTTAAAAGTGGTGGAAGCATTGCGATTGCGCTCAACCACGCCTATCATATTGTGTCACACATCTTAAAATCAAACTAA
- a CDS encoding DedA family protein, whose protein sequence is MHAIIDWIVQTVGAFGYVGIFVMMLIESSIFPLPSEVVMIPAGYLCAKGEMNLVIVIVLGTLGSIAGALLNYYLAVKLGRKLILKYGHYVFFKPETLEKVEVFFKTHGSFSTFTGRLIPVIRHYISLPAGLARMNVWLFCFYTGFGAAIWVSILTFLGYYFGQNEALLNEHLHTITIAVIIFIVIFAAIYIWLHKKKERKRRAKKIL, encoded by the coding sequence ATGCACGCGATTATTGATTGGATTGTTCAGACGGTTGGAGCTTTTGGGTACGTTGGTATTTTTGTGATGATGCTCATTGAAAGCAGTATTTTCCCGCTTCCAAGTGAAGTGGTGATGATTCCTGCTGGGTATTTGTGTGCCAAAGGTGAGATGAATTTGGTGATTGTCATTGTGCTTGGTACACTTGGAAGCATTGCAGGCGCACTTTTGAATTACTATTTAGCGGTGAAACTGGGTCGAAAGCTCATTTTAAAATACGGACATTACGTTTTTTTCAAGCCTGAAACACTGGAAAAAGTGGAAGTTTTTTTCAAAACACACGGCTCATTTTCAACCTTTACAGGAAGACTGATTCCTGTCATTCGCCATTACATCTCGCTTCCTGCGGGGCTTGCGCGGATGAATGTGTGGCTTTTTTGTTTTTACACTGGCTTTGGTGCCGCCATTTGGGTCAGCATCTTGACGTTTTTAGGCTATTACTTTGGTCAAAATGAAGCACTGCTCAATGAACATTTGCATACCATTACCATTGCAGTGATTATTTTTATCGTCATTTTTGCCGCTATTTATATCTGGTTACATAAGAAAAAAGAGCGCAAACGCAGAGCTAAAAAGATCTTATAG
- a CDS encoding amino acid ABC transporter substrate-binding protein has product MMLRSKLAKISLATITVLGLGSTTLSADTLSEVQKQGFVKCGVDGGLPGFSEVGGDGVYKGIDVDLCRAVAAAVLGDAKKVKYIALNAKERLTALQSGEIDMLSRNTTWTQTRDTTLGLNFMVVNYYDGQGFMVTKKLGVKSAKELDGASICLQTGTTTELNVADYFRSNKMKYKLVSYDTNDQVVKAYESGRCDVLTSDQSQLYGLRIKLAKPDESIVLPEVISKEPLGPVVRQGDDKWFDIVKWSFYAMLTAEESGVTSANADAMLKSDNPDIKRLLGVEGQMGENLGLKKDFAYNIVKQVGNYGESFDKTVGAGSPLKIARGYNALWNQGGLQYAPPFR; this is encoded by the coding sequence ATGATGTTACGTTCTAAACTCGCTAAAATCTCTTTAGCAACAATTACAGTTTTGGGTCTTGGCTCAACAACACTCAGTGCTGATACACTCAGCGAAGTACAAAAACAAGGTTTCGTAAAATGTGGTGTTGACGGTGGGCTTCCAGGCTTTTCTGAAGTAGGCGGTGATGGTGTTTATAAAGGTATCGATGTTGATTTATGTCGTGCCGTAGCAGCAGCAGTTTTAGGCGATGCTAAAAAAGTTAAATACATTGCGCTCAATGCAAAAGAGCGTTTAACAGCGCTTCAATCAGGCGAGATCGATATGCTCTCACGTAATACAACATGGACACAAACCAGAGACACTACCCTTGGTCTTAACTTTATGGTTGTGAACTATTACGATGGTCAAGGCTTTATGGTTACTAAAAAACTTGGTGTTAAGAGTGCTAAAGAGCTAGATGGTGCTTCTATTTGTCTTCAAACAGGAACCACAACAGAGCTTAATGTAGCTGATTATTTTAGAAGCAACAAAATGAAATACAAACTTGTCTCTTACGATACCAACGATCAAGTTGTTAAAGCGTATGAATCAGGTAGATGCGATGTTTTAACCTCTGACCAATCTCAACTCTACGGTTTGAGAATCAAATTGGCTAAACCAGATGAGTCTATCGTTCTTCCAGAAGTTATCTCTAAAGAGCCTTTAGGACCTGTTGTTAGACAAGGTGATGATAAATGGTTTGACATTGTTAAATGGTCATTCTATGCCATGTTAACTGCTGAAGAATCAGGCGTTACCAGTGCAAACGCTGATGCAATGCTTAAATCTGACAATCCAGACATCAAACGTCTTTTAGGTGTTGAGGGTCAAATGGGTGAAAACTTAGGTCTTAAAAAAGATTTTGCGTATAACATCGTTAAACAAGTCGGTAACTACGGTGAATCATTTGATAAAACTGTAGGGGCTGGTTCTCCTCTTAAAATCGCACGTGGTTATAATGCCCTTTGGAATCAAGGCGGATTACAATACGCGCCTCCTTTTAGATAG
- a CDS encoding DnaJ domain-containing protein: protein MIQGLEYSDFEKALTTLGVVAKTDRKTLHKLYLSLSKEFHPDAQNGDTAKFQEINDAYQLIKAYMENYRFDFDEAEFKKQYPFSKSDWLSGR, encoded by the coding sequence ATGATCCAAGGTTTAGAGTACAGCGATTTTGAAAAAGCGCTCACAACCTTGGGTGTTGTCGCCAAAACTGACAGAAAAACCCTTCACAAACTCTATTTATCCCTCTCAAAAGAGTTCCACCCCGATGCCCAAAATGGTGATACAGCCAAATTTCAAGAGATCAACGATGCGTACCAGTTAATCAAAGCCTATATGGAAAATTATCGTTTTGATTTTGATGAAGCTGAGTTTAAAAAGCAGTATCCGTTCTCTAAGAGTGATTGGTTGAGTGGAAGATGA
- a CDS encoding ATP-binding cassette domain-containing protein has protein sequence MNQEVLRIENLSFAYAHSKLLYDNFSLHVNIGEVVSILGESGSGKSTLFELIAGNLKAKSGTITTSKLSQIFQDPYTSFHPTYTIINQISDVAPLHDLHQLCHSLDLDPDVLAQKPHQLSGGQLQRCSILRALLMKPSLILADEPTSALDNITGLHVMQLLMQFLDQVGILLITHDKNLAVWCSDRMIELKA, from the coding sequence ATGAACCAAGAGGTTTTACGCATTGAAAACCTAAGTTTTGCTTACGCTCATTCCAAGCTTTTGTATGACAATTTCTCTTTACATGTAAACATCGGAGAAGTTGTCTCGATCTTGGGCGAGAGCGGCAGTGGCAAGAGCACACTTTTTGAACTGATTGCGGGAAATCTTAAAGCCAAAAGTGGCACGATCACGACCTCAAAACTTTCGCAAATTTTCCAAGACCCCTACACCTCTTTTCATCCAACCTATACGATCATCAACCAAATCAGCGACGTCGCTCCGTTGCATGATTTGCACCAGTTGTGTCATTCACTCGATCTTGACCCTGATGTATTGGCTCAAAAGCCCCATCAACTCAGCGGTGGACAGCTTCAAAGATGTTCTATTTTAAGGGCACTTTTAATGAAACCTTCCCTCATTTTAGCCGATGAACCCACTTCTGCGCTCGATAACATTACAGGCTTACATGTAATGCAATTACTGATGCAGTTTTTAGACCAAGTGGGCATTTTGCTGATCACCCACGATAAAAATTTGGCCGTCTGGTGTAGCGACCGTATGATTGAATTAAAAGCTTAA
- a CDS encoding tRNA1(Val) (adenine(37)-N6)-methyltransferase — protein sequence MNLFQPKQGYRYNSDTLLLYDFISSFAPKGELLDVGCGCGILGLLLKRDFLHLHVSLLDIQFLNCEIAKANAKANLLAIENITCKDFLEAIFEHKWDMIVSNPPFYHKGGVKNEDNALFLSRHSSALPFDAFAKKVSKTLSNRGYFCFCYDAKQIDHVMASLLGNGLNVEDLCFVYPKEEKEASLVLVRARKNSKTLCKIHPPLFIYTGEHISVRVKAIFEQSATKSCEWNT from the coding sequence ATGAATCTGTTTCAACCAAAGCAAGGGTATCGTTACAACAGCGACACCCTTTTACTGTACGATTTTATCAGCTCATTTGCACCAAAGGGTGAACTTTTGGACGTGGGTTGTGGCTGTGGTATTTTGGGACTGTTGCTCAAACGCGATTTTCTTCATTTACATGTAAGCCTTTTGGACATTCAATTTCTCAATTGTGAAATCGCCAAAGCCAATGCCAAAGCCAATCTTTTAGCGATAGAAAACATTACATGTAAAGATTTTTTAGAAGCAATATTTGAGCATAAATGGGACATGATTGTCTCTAATCCTCCTTTTTACCATAAAGGTGGTGTTAAAAATGAAGACAATGCCCTTTTCCTAAGTCGCCACAGCAGCGCACTTCCATTTGATGCCTTTGCCAAAAAAGTGAGTAAAACGCTCTCCAATCGGGGATATTTTTGTTTCTGCTATGATGCGAAACAGATAGACCACGTGATGGCGTCACTGCTTGGAAATGGACTCAATGTCGAAGACCTCTGTTTTGTCTATCCTAAAGAGGAGAAAGAGGCATCGTTGGTGTTGGTACGTGCGCGTAAAAACTCAAAAACACTCTGTAAAATTCATCCACCGCTTTTTATCTATACGGGTGAGCATATCAGCGTGCGTGTGAAAGCTATTTTTGAACAATCTGCCACAAAGAGTTGTGAATGGAACACTTGA
- a CDS encoding YkgJ family cysteine cluster protein, which produces MEHLMKCEGYPYAFDPNACQNCSGKCCIGESGYIWVTHEEINAIALKLSLSKEAFINNYLLKIRYRFTIKEIAYEGGYGCVFFDMEKKMCRIYDVRPQQCRTFPFWEYFKENIDEVVTECPGIIRL; this is translated from the coding sequence ATGGAACACTTGATGAAATGCGAAGGCTATCCGTATGCGTTTGATCCCAACGCCTGTCAAAACTGCTCGGGAAAGTGTTGTATTGGAGAGAGTGGATACATTTGGGTCACACACGAAGAGATAAACGCTATTGCTTTGAAACTTTCTTTGTCCAAAGAGGCATTTATCAATAACTATTTACTAAAAATTCGCTATCGTTTCACGATCAAAGAGATCGCATACGAAGGCGGCTATGGTTGCGTCTTTTTCGATATGGAAAAAAAGATGTGTCGTATCTATGACGTACGCCCACAACAGTGCCGTACATTCCCTTTTTGGGAATATTTTAAAGAAAATATTGACGAGGTAGTCACAGAATGTCCCGGTATTATTCGCTTATAG
- a CDS encoding glutamate-5-semialdehyde dehydrogenase, whose amino-acid sequence MQNFLEHAKSASRIIATLDPKTKIDVLMHMADALEAHSERIITENQKDLDEAKKNNLSSALVDRLLLNPKRITEMANAIREIAALKEPVGRILEGWVVSSGLRIEKVSIPIGVIAIIYESRPNVTSDTAALCFKSGNACVLKGGKEAFYSNAIIASLLQEVLEKFNLPTEIISLLPDYSREGVAKLIKMDKYVDLIIPRGGEALIRYVSENATVPVVKHDKGVCHTFVDKEANLDQAIEIVLNAKCQRPSACNSLETLLVHEAIAEDFLPRMKEALDRTGAVIKGCEKSEKLLHVKRASDEDYHTEHLSNALNIKIVESVDEAIAHIAQFGSSHSEAILSENYTTAERFLNEVDAACVYINASTRFTDGGEFGFGAEVGISTNKLHARGPMGINDLTTYKFKVYGKGQIRA is encoded by the coding sequence GTGCAAAATTTTTTAGAACACGCCAAATCTGCTAGTCGTATCATTGCGACACTTGATCCTAAAACAAAAATCGATGTTTTAATGCACATGGCAGATGCGTTGGAAGCACACAGTGAGCGCATCATCACAGAAAACCAAAAAGATTTAGATGAAGCCAAAAAAAACAACCTCAGTTCTGCTCTCGTTGATCGCCTTTTACTCAATCCAAAACGCATTACGGAGATGGCAAATGCGATTCGTGAAATCGCTGCCCTTAAAGAGCCCGTTGGGCGTATTTTAGAGGGTTGGGTTGTATCAAGTGGACTTAGAATTGAAAAAGTAAGCATTCCAATTGGTGTGATTGCCATCATTTATGAGAGTCGTCCCAATGTCACGAGTGACACCGCAGCGCTCTGCTTTAAAAGTGGCAATGCGTGCGTGCTCAAAGGCGGGAAAGAGGCATTTTACAGTAATGCCATCATCGCGTCATTGTTGCAAGAGGTACTTGAAAAATTCAACCTTCCAACAGAGATCATCTCGCTTTTACCCGATTACAGCCGTGAGGGAGTTGCAAAACTTATTAAAATGGATAAATATGTTGACCTTATCATCCCACGTGGTGGCGAAGCGCTGATTCGTTACGTGAGTGAAAATGCGACCGTTCCTGTGGTCAAACATGACAAAGGTGTGTGTCATACGTTTGTTGATAAAGAGGCAAATTTAGACCAAGCGATAGAAATAGTCCTCAATGCCAAATGCCAACGCCCGAGTGCGTGCAATTCGCTGGAAACGCTTTTGGTTCATGAAGCGATTGCAGAAGATTTTCTACCGCGCATGAAAGAGGCACTGGATCGCACAGGAGCTGTGATTAAAGGATGTGAAAAGAGCGAAAAACTTTTACATGTAAAGCGTGCCAGCGATGAGGATTATCATACCGAGCATCTCAGCAATGCGCTGAATATCAAGATCGTGGAGAGTGTTGATGAAGCGATTGCGCATATTGCGCAGTTTGGCTCTTCGCATTCTGAGGCGATTTTAAGTGAGAACTATACGACGGCGGAGCGTTTCCTCAATGAAGTGGACGCAGCGTGTGTCTACATCAACGCTTCAACCCGCTTCACCGATGGCGGCGAGTTTGGTTTTGGTGCAGAAGTGGGCATCAGCACCAATAAGCTGCATGCACGTGGTCCCATGGGCATTAACGACCTAACGACTTACAAATTTAAAGTCTACGGTAAAGGGCAGATTCGCGCATGA
- a CDS encoding desulfoferrodoxin family protein: MPKIFTPETFSPEEREARKDFIDKHTPYIYCDTALQKGIPAFVRVRVGSEHAHIDDFNHYISTITLFDADHMLAKVELAACIVSAEERKGNAEVAFSIVPSKDVYHFNAQCYCTKHGLWQGKEVEVRVN; this comes from the coding sequence ATGCCAAAAATTTTTACACCCGAAACATTCAGTCCAGAAGAGCGCGAAGCACGTAAAGATTTTATCGATAAACATACGCCGTACATCTACTGTGATACAGCGCTGCAAAAAGGTATTCCTGCCTTTGTGCGCGTTCGTGTCGGAAGTGAGCATGCGCATATTGATGATTTTAACCATTACATCTCGACCATTACGCTCTTTGATGCAGACCACATGCTTGCCAAAGTCGAACTGGCAGCGTGCATCGTAAGTGCGGAAGAGCGAAAAGGTAATGCAGAAGTGGCTTTTTCTATTGTTCCGAGCAAAGACGTCTACCATTTCAATGCTCAATGCTACTGCACGAAGCATGGTTTATGGCAAGGCAAAGAGGTTGAAGTTCGTGTTAATTAA
- a CDS encoding amino acid ABC transporter permease yields the protein MAIYNKINERKAPSNTKGLTVWIRENLFSTPLNVALTLLGLMVLSWIIPPFVKWAYINADFAGTTREDCTSGGACWVFIRMKIDMFMYGFYPSELRWRINTVYGLFFVLIAAFKYLKRPLVKVVLAHIYFIVGFLLVHGGFFGIEMVPTDKWGGLMLTIMVAAVGIAAAFPLGVLLALGRASHLPIIKSISVTYIEFIRGVPLITILFMSSIILPLFFPEGVTFDKLLRALIGIAMFEAAYIAENIRGGLQSIPKGQFEAADAIGLSYWQKMFLVILPQALKVAIPNLLSVAIALFQDTTLVLIIGLFDLLAMVRLSAADSYWLGYETEGYVFVTFIFWFFCYSMSTFSQKLEKRFNTNLR from the coding sequence ATGGCAATTTATAACAAAATTAATGAACGAAAAGCTCCTTCAAATACAAAGGGTCTCACCGTCTGGATCAGGGAGAATCTCTTCTCGACACCGCTCAATGTTGCGTTAACGCTTCTAGGCCTTATGGTGCTTTCTTGGATTATTCCTCCTTTTGTCAAATGGGCTTACATCAATGCCGACTTTGCAGGAACAACGCGTGAAGATTGTACCAGTGGTGGTGCGTGTTGGGTCTTTATACGTATGAAAATCGATATGTTTATGTACGGGTTTTACCCTTCAGAGCTTAGGTGGAGAATCAACACGGTTTATGGACTCTTCTTTGTACTGATTGCTGCGTTTAAGTATCTTAAACGTCCTTTGGTCAAGGTTGTTTTAGCCCATATCTATTTTATTGTTGGATTTTTATTGGTGCACGGTGGCTTTTTTGGAATTGAAATGGTTCCAACCGATAAATGGGGCGGTTTGATGCTCACCATTATGGTCGCCGCGGTTGGTATTGCTGCTGCATTTCCACTGGGTGTTCTTTTAGCGCTGGGTCGTGCTTCGCATTTGCCGATTATTAAAAGTATCAGTGTGACGTACATCGAGTTTATCAGGGGTGTGCCACTGATTACGATTCTTTTTATGTCATCGATCATTTTGCCACTCTTCTTTCCTGAGGGAGTGACGTTTGATAAATTGCTACGTGCGCTCATTGGTATTGCGATGTTTGAAGCAGCGTATATTGCTGAAAATATTCGTGGTGGACTTCAGTCTATTCCCAAAGGTCAATTTGAAGCAGCCGATGCCATTGGGCTTTCGTATTGGCAGAAGATGTTTTTGGTTATTCTTCCACAAGCGTTAAAAGTGGCTATTCCTAACCTGTTAAGTGTTGCGATTGCCCTCTTCCAAGATACAACACTGGTTCTTATTATTGGTCTTTTTGACCTCTTAGCGATGGTCCGTTTGAGTGCTGCTGATTCATACTGGCTGGGCTATGAGACGGAAGGCTATGTGTTTGTTACTTTTATCTTTTGGTTCTTTTGTTACTCAATGTCAACCTTTAGCCAAAAGCTTGAAAAACGATTTAATACTAATTTGAGATAG
- a CDS encoding amino acid ABC transporter permease: MLALLRNQKIRGIFFQLLTVIGLVAFLWYIGTNTMSNIEQRGIQTGFGFLDGTAGFGIDQSPIAYTEENTHGRVFVVGLLNTLIIAFVGILCATIVGLLIGILRLSNNWLIARLAKAYIDFFRNIPLLLQILFWYNVVLRAMPSPKQSFNFFDIFFINNRGLYFPLPEYNATFFTMLASVIAAFIASIVLNTWANRRKLATGKDFMVFPFAIGMLILFPVLAYFIGGSHLNFSYPELMGFNFKGGKTLSPEFLALTFALTIYTATFIAEAVRSGIEAVSHGQKEAAISLGFSPYQSLKLVVLPQAIRISIPPIINQYLNLIKNSSLATAVGYPEIVTVFAGTSLNQVGQAIEIISMTMLVYLIISLLVSAILNWFNHKMKIQER; the protein is encoded by the coding sequence ATGTTAGCACTTTTGAGAAATCAAAAGATTCGAGGAATTTTTTTCCAACTATTAACCGTTATTGGCTTGGTTGCTTTTTTGTGGTATATTGGTACCAACACCATGTCCAATATAGAACAAAGAGGCATTCAAACAGGCTTTGGCTTTTTGGATGGAACCGCAGGATTTGGCATCGACCAATCGCCTATTGCCTACACGGAAGAAAACACCCATGGGCGTGTTTTTGTTGTGGGACTTCTGAATACCCTTATTATCGCTTTTGTAGGCATCTTGTGTGCCACTATTGTAGGTCTACTGATCGGTATTTTGCGACTTTCAAACAACTGGCTCATTGCAAGACTTGCGAAAGCCTATATTGATTTTTTTAGAAATATCCCTCTTTTACTTCAAATACTCTTTTGGTACAACGTTGTACTGCGTGCTATGCCAAGTCCCAAACAGAGTTTTAATTTTTTCGACATTTTCTTTATTAACAATCGCGGACTTTACTTTCCATTACCCGAATACAATGCAACGTTTTTTACAATGCTTGCAAGCGTCATTGCCGCATTCATTGCTTCCATTGTGCTTAATACATGGGCGAACAGACGCAAATTAGCCACAGGAAAAGATTTTATGGTCTTCCCTTTTGCGATAGGCATGTTGATTCTTTTTCCCGTATTGGCGTATTTTATCGGTGGTTCACACCTTAATTTTAGTTATCCAGAGCTGATGGGCTTTAACTTCAAAGGGGGAAAAACACTTTCACCTGAGTTTTTAGCACTGACATTTGCGCTCACCATTTACACGGCTACGTTCATTGCTGAAGCCGTACGTTCAGGCATTGAAGCAGTCAGCCATGGACAAAAAGAGGCGGCTATTTCACTCGGCTTTAGTCCTTACCAATCTTTAAAATTGGTTGTTTTACCACAAGCTATTCGTATTTCTATCCCTCCGATTATTAATCAATATCTCAATCTTATTAAAAACTCCTCATTGGCAACAGCCGTTGGTTATCCTGAGATTGTGACTGTTTTTGCAGGTACGTCTCTCAACCAAGTAGGACAAGCCATTGAAATTATTTCGATGACAATGCTCGTCTATCTTATTATCAGTTTGCTTGTATCAGCGATACTCAACTGGTTCAATCATAAAATGAAGATTCAGGAGCGTTAA